The Ignavibacteria bacterium genome contains the following window.
TGAATATTTTGTTTTTATGGATTTCGTTGAAGTTTACGACTCAACAGGCGAACTTAATGAACTTTACTATGCATTAAACTATAATGGCGTTCCTTCAATTCAAAAAGAGTTGATGTCTTTAAGATCAAATAAAATCGCACTTGAACTTACAGATCTATTCAATAGAAAAAAATTTGAAATCGTCCTAAAAGAATTTGAAAACGAAGAGACAATTCAATCATTTTTGGGAGATTTAAGAAATATAAATCGTGCTTCATCAAGTCTTAAGCTTGATCACACCAGTTTTGAAATTAATTTTATTATAGAACTCAGAACGATTATAGAATTATTAAGAAATCTTAATAAGCTGGAAAAAAGAAAAGCTAAGCCCAAATGGTTAGTAAATTTACTTGAAACTGGTTTGGCTTATGATAGAATTAAAGATTGGCTGTATCTATATTTTGTGGCTTTAATAATTAATTTGATTCAAAAAAGCTCGAATCTCGATAAAGCCTTTTTACAAATTCTTATTGATGCACTCAAAAAGATGATTTCAGAAAAATCGGAAATTCAAAACAAAATTGACTTGCTTTCAATCATAATTCTTAGAAGCGAAAATTTTGAAATCATAGATTCAAAAAATTCAGGCTTCCAAAAATTAATTTTCAATGAATTAAAATCTCTACTTAATGAAGAAAGAGTTAAAGAATTTCTTGGATTGAATAAATATCAGAACGAAGTTTATTTCAGGAAGGAAAGTTTTGAAGAGTTAATCTACCATCTAAATTTAATTTATCTTCTGGCAAAAATAAGGTATCATCAAAAATCCAGGATATCAAAAAAATCAAGCTTAAGGATTACAGAATTTATCAAAGAAATTAAGGAAATGAGTGCGGTTGGGAAAAAACTTGCAGAACTTTCAAATAAGTGCAATTACAAGTTCAATGCTTTGGTTGAAAAACTTACCTTTTTAACAGACACGACTAATTGATAAAACTTTAATATTTATCTAATTTTGAAAAAATTAACAAAACAATGGAGAAATCAATGAATAGATATTTCATTTTAGTTTTCGCAACACTTTTTATGTGGTTGACATTCAGTGCCTATCAATGTGCCTCAACCGAAATCACAAGCGCCCGTCTTTATATTCAACAGAAAAACTACGATAAAGCTGAGGAAGTTTTGAAGAAAGAAGTCACAAAAAATCCTCAAAGTGAAGAAGGCTGGTATCTTACTGGTTTCGTAAAACATGAAAAGAGAGATTATAAAGGGATGCTTGAGGCATTTAATCAGGCATTAAAAATTGGAAAGAAGTATGAGAGAGAAATCAATCAACTGCTTAAAGCAAGCTGGGCTGAAAACTTTAATGATGGAGTAAATTACTTCAATGCAGCCAATAGAAGCCAAAGTCCCGATACAGTAAAAATCTTGCGACAAAAAGCGATTAACGCATTTGAAACTGCAATTATGATGCAGCCAGATAGTAACGATACATATCGAAATCTTGTATTTGTTTATTTAAGCGCGGGTGATCTTGAAGGTTCATTAGAACCAACAAAAAGATGGGTTGACAAAGTAAAATCATTGGAAAGTTATCAGTTTATTACTGAACTCTACTACACAAAAGCTGAACAGCAATGGAATAAGTATTTAACTTCAAAAAATCCTGAAGATTCCGTTAAAGCAATTGAGTTATATCAAACTACTGAAAAGTATGCAACAGAAGGCTTGGATAAATATAAAAATGATGGAACACTAAATTCATTCTTGTTTAATACTTATATTTCACTCGGCAAAAAAGATCTTGCTCTTTCAAAAGCAAAAGCGGCAGTTGAAGCTAACCCAAATGATAAATTCGCTAACTATAATGCCGGCACTATGCTTCTTGAAGCTAAGGAATATGAAGAAGCTGTAAAATATTTCAAAAAAGCTCTGGAAATTGATCCCAATTATGAAAATGCAATTTATAACATAGCTGCTTGTTACATTAATTGGGGAATTCAGGTCAGAGAAAAAGAGGAAGAGACTAACTCAACTGAAAGAACTTATAAGAAATATTTTGAAAACGCCAAAACATATCTTGAAAAATTAGTTGAGCTTGCACCTAATGATTACAAGACCTGGGAAAGGCTCGGTCAGGTTTATGCTGTTTTAGGAATGAAAGAGAAAGCAGAAGCAGCATTTAATAAGGCAGATGAACTTAGAAAATAAAAGGTGAGATAATGAGTGAAATTAATCAACAGCCGCCACAGCAATTGAGCATTGAACTTGGTGAGAAGGAAGCTGAAGGAATTTATTCAAATCTCGCAATCATTACTCATTCACCTTCTGAATTTATTATAGATTTCACACGAGTAATGCCTGGAGTTCCCAAAGCAAAAGTTTATGCTCGAATTATTACGAATCCACAGCATGCAAAAATGTTTTTGATGGCTTTGAAAGAGAACATTGAAAAATATGAAAAGAAGTATGGTGTAATTAAAATAGAACCGCAACAGTCGGGTGGAACTTTTGGATTTACTCCTCCTGTTAAAGACGATAAAGTTAATTAATCGAAAGGGGGGAATTTCCTCCCTTTCAATATATGGTTAAATTTTGCCAAATTAAGTTTGTTCGGTTGGAGAGAGTTGTGTGGTTAACTTGATAAAAATAAAATTTTATAGTAAACGGGAAAATTCTTTAATTAATGAAAATACTGATCGAGATAATAAAAAGAATTTTGACCCTAGCGGTCATTATTTTAGCTTTACCAATTTTACTTCTTCTCTCATTCCTTTCATTTCTTGATACAGGTAAATTCCCAATTTTCGTTCAAGAGCGAGGATTAACATTAAATAAATACAGATTTAAACTTTTTAAAATCAGAACAATCAGAAATTTCCCACCAAAACACTTTGTAAAATCTGAATCTATATTGAAAAAAAGAGATTTGATTAATTATGTAAGTTCATACGGAAGTTTTTTAAGAAAAACTGGTTTAGATGAACTGCCTCAATTATTCAACATCCTATTAGGACAAATGAATTTCTTCGGACCTCGTGCATTAAGCATTGATGATCTTCAATTAATCAAAAAGAATTTTCCTGAGCTTTATGAAAGAAGAGAAAAAATAAATTCAAAACCTGGATTACTCGGTTTGTGGCAGGTGAATAAGGACATTCAATGCTCAATTCCTCACTTAATTGAACTCGATGAAGAATTCGATCGCACCAATTCGCTTAAAATGAAATTTAAAATTTTATCAAGAGCAATTGTAATAATTCTTTTTGGATATCATATTGATTCAATTGTCAATGGTGATCGACTTAAAGTATATCCACTGATTATTTACGCAACAATAATTTCAAGTCTGCTGCTGATTTTCTTTGTTATTATAAAAATAGGAGGTTGAAAATTGGGCATTTCACAAACCATTCACTCAATTAAAAATAATATAATACAGGTATCAAATAATACTTTTATAACAAGTGTAGAATTACCAGAAAATTATTGGAGCTTAACCTTGAGTCAAAAAGAAATAAGAAATGTAGAGGAAAGTGATTTAGATAGTGAAATGCAAAATTCTAATCAAAACAATTTATATTTTTTTAGTTTGGATAATCCAGTTTCTAGAAAAAGCGAAGCAAAGGATAATTTTTTGCGACCAAGAAGTGATTGGGACATTAAACAGGGAGATTACATTGTAAAACCGAAAAAAATAAAACGAAAACTTATCAAAAAACAGGAATTAAAAAGTTTTATATCTGGGTTTTGGTACATAATTTTTTCACTATTCGTTACCTACATCATAATGAATTTTTTGACTAAAATAGATTAAGCGGCTCTCACACAAGCTTGAGCTTATGTGCGAAAAGACCTTCACAAACTTTAATTGATATTCTTTAATTAAATATTTAACTTTAATTAGAAATAAAAAATAATAGTGAGGGTCGCCATGAAAAAATTAGTTTTATCCTTCCTGATACTTTTTGCTTTAAGTTATATCTCGAAAGCCCAGACTCAAGATACAATCACTGTAAGATTATACGTTGTTCAGGGCTTACAGAATATTATTGAAGTTGCAAGTGGAACAGTAGTAGAAGGACAGGAATACATAATTCCAGCCGCAACTCTAAGTCCTCCATTTAATTCTTACCAATATTATTATGATGCGATTGTAGGTTCAAAATTTTACATTGAGGACGGGGGTATCGATCATAATATATTAATAAGAATTTTATTGGAATTTCCACCTCAAATTCCATGGATAATTGATGGAAAGCGTGTCTGGTTTTTCGCAACTTTTGAGGTTGATGGAGTGGTTGGACAGGATTTCTATTTCCTGAATGATAAAGCAGCTGTACTTGAGATACCAAGAACTCCTACGTTTGATCAAATGATTCAGCAACTTGGTTTTACTCCAGGTTCACATTGGTTGTTTACTTATTACAAACAGGGTGTTGGATTTGTAAATCTGGATATTTCTACAATAAATCAAAATGATAAAGTAATTTGTAAGTTAAGACATTTTTCAGAAGTTGCTGGAAGTACTCAATCTGAATTAAGTGTTGATGAATTTGTTTCGAATGTAGTTCCATCGGTATTTGAATTAAAGCAGAACTATCCAAATCCATTTAATCCAACTACCACCATCGAATATTCAGTTCCGCAGAAGAGTTATATTAAACTGAATGTTTATAATTTATTGGGCAAGAAAGTCGCAACTTTGGTTGATGGTATTAGAGAGAAGGGATTATATCGTTATCATTTCGATGCTTCAAATCTACCTGGTGGAGTTTATTTTTATAGACTTGAGACTGAACAAACTGTCTTAACGAAAAAAATGGTTTTGATTAAGTAATTAGTTTTGTATTCTTAAAGTAAATTAAGGTACGATTGAAAGGAAAATATTTTTATGAAGAAATTATTTATAACTTTCGTTGTAATTCTTCCCTTTACCATTATCGCTTGTATTGACCAGATTAAAGAACCAGTAATGCCGAGCTGGGATGTTGAGCTCAATTTACCAATTGGTTCAAAGAAATTTACAATTGAAGATATTGCAAAAAGACAGGAACAAATTGAAATTAGCCCAGCTCGGACTTTAAAATTTTTAACCGATCCAGTCGAAGCCGATACTTCTCTTTCTTTTCTTTTTAGTAATACATTTGATATGCAGGCAGATACTTCTTTCCCCGTGATTGGGACATCTATTCAATTTAATATGATTGCAGGAAGAGACTCCGTTAGAATGGATAGCGCAGAAATTCAGGATGGTGAAGTTAAATATAGGATGAAAAACAACAATTCTTTCCCTGTCTCAGTTAGTTTTACTTTTCCGGGATTTACTAGAGTAACTGGCGGAACAATTGACACTTTCAAAATTCAAGCTGATCTTGCTGCAAATCAATCCGTTGAAGTTACAACACCGATTTCCAATTACAAATACAAGCAGCCGCCAAATCAACCATTTGGTTCTACAAGACCGGGCGTTTGGATAATTGGTAAATTATCATCATCAGTTATTGGATTTGGACAAACTGTCGAAATTAATTTTCAACTGGAAAATTTAAAGTTCAGAAGTTTTTCGGGCAGAGTTAAACCTTTCGATCTTGGTTCAAGAGCTCAGCAACTTGAGAACGCTTTGAGTGGTGAACTTAAAGATTTCATTAAAGCTGTAACTTTTAATCAAGCTTTTCTTAAGCTTACAACTTCTACAACATTTCGAGGTTTTGATGTTTTATTGAAAGATTTACAAATCGTTGGAAGATACAAAGATGGATCTCCACCTGTTTATTTGCTCTTCGATGGAAGCAACAGCAAAAATATTTTAATTCCAGCAGGACAAACTCAAACCGAAATACTTTCTACTTTAAATACAAACATTAATCAATTTATTAAAGCCACACCTGATTCTATTGAAGTAAAAGCAAAGTTGATTATGAATCCTGAATACAAACAGGGCTCGGTTAATACAGCTGATAAAATTTCATTTAAGGCAGAATTTGAAGCTTATTCGCAAATGAAAGTTGAAAATGCAGTTGTAACAGATACTTCCGAATTAGATTGGGACCAAGAAACAAAGGATAAAATTAGTCAAAGCAATGAAGCAAGTCTAAATATTGAGTTTTCAAATGCTTTGCCTTTTGATATTCAATTCGTTGGATATTTTATGGACAGGAACAAGAACAAGCTCTTTTACTTTACAAGACAGCTTGGAACAGGTGCAGCAAACGATACAGTGATTAATCTCCAAAGTGCAGCTGTAAACACATATGGTGAAGTCTCTGCACCAACGAAATCAACAATTAATATTACTTTGAATAAGACAGATTTTGAAAAATTTAAGAATGCAGCGTATATGGTTCAAAGATTTCGAATAAATTCTGCACAGAATCAATCCGTTATTCTCAAAGCGGATGATTATGTAAACGTTAAAGTTTTTGGAAGAATTAACTACAGAGTGAAAGAACAATAGGTGGTTTTAAAATGAAAAAAATAATCTTTTTATCTATTCTGATTTTTATTTCTCACACGATTTTTGCTCAGTCTTCAGGTTCTTTTGGTTATACTGATGCTAAAAGTGCTGGACTAGCTCTAACTTATGCTTCAAATGCTCTGGGTGTAGATGCGATTGGAATAAATCCAGCAAATCTTGCATTAAATGATATTTCAAAATTTTCAATGAAGACACTTTTCCCGCTTCCTCCGATTTCACTTAGTCTAACGACTCCGCTTTCAGTTGAAAAATACAATTACTTTTTCGGAGGAGTGGATGATGGAACTGGAAATACTGTCGGAAGATACCTGACGCAATCAGATAAAGATGAATTAAATCAACTTCTGGGCGAAAGCGATTTAGTCTTTAATACACAAATCAATTATCTATCTTTTGCAATTAATGTAAATGAAAAAGTAGGTGGATTCGGTTTCGCTTTTGTGGATCGAATGGGAAGTAATCTTCGTCTTTCCAAGGTTTTTACAGATTTAATTTTTTCAGGTCTTTATCCAATGAAAATTTATTCTTTCAGCGATATGGATATAAAGCTTAGTTATACAAGGGAAATATCTTTGAGCTATGGCAGAAAAATTCTGGAATTTGATAATAAATTTATTCAAAGTCTTTATGGTGGAGTAGCAATTAAATTTGTTAGAGGTTATTATTACTTGAACACTGCAAAAAATAATTCTTATTTCAAGCTTGATAATGATAATGTAATTCGCGGGAAATGGGACTATGAGATTTATCACGCTCTATCACCATCATTTGCAAAAAATTATGGAAAGGATAGTATCGTCTCGGTAGATAATTATTCTTTTTCACCTTTCCCTGATCCAGCTGGAAGCGGAACCGGATTTGATCTCGGTTTAACAGCAATCTTAAATAATCAAATGCGCGTTTCTCTTGCGATAACTGATATTGGAAGTATAACCTGGGATCAAAATCAAGCAATTATTAAAGGCAGTGGTGATTTTACTTTTGAAGGTTATTCAACAAAAGAACAGATTGATTCACTTAAAGATAAGTTCAAACAGGTTACATCAGATTTAAGAACATCATTTACAACAAGTTTACCAACAGCTTTACGACTTGGAGTTTCCTACAGATTGGATCAAGCTCCGTTTATCAATAAATTTCCAGGTCGAATGCTCATAAGTTTTGATTACAATCAAGGTTTTAATAATGAAATAGGTAATACAACAAAACCGAGATTTTCTCTTGGAATAGATTGGAAGCCTGGAAATTGGATACCAACACTACGAACTGGTATCTCGCTTGGAGGGAAATTCGGTTTTCGCTGGGGATTTGGATTAGGAATTATGGCTGGTCCGTTTGATTTTAATTTTGCAACCTCCAATTTTGAGTCTATTTTAAGTCAGAACACTGCAACAAAACTTAATCTATTTTTTGATACGAAATGGAGATTTTAAAATTTAATAAGAGGTTTCTATTATTAGCGATTAATCTTTCCTTAATATTTATTGCTTGCTCAGAGAAAGCAAAGGATATATTTAACCCAACTTTTCAAAATCAGATTGAGTTTAGTTTATCCGATAAAATTTACAAAATGGAAGAGGTTGTTAAAAGACAATCTCAAATTAAAGTTGATTCAGGTAAATATTTACTTAAATTTTCTACTGATGAAATAAGAAAAGATACGACAATAGATGCTTTTAATGCCGATTTCTTTGAAATGGATGTCGATACAATGTTTTATGTTTTAATAAGCGATACAATTGACACTCAGATGATTATTAGAAGAGATTCAGTAGGTGTTCAGGAAGCTGATTTAGCTTCGGGATATCTTCAACTTAGATTTATTAATTATACAAATAAGCCTGCCTTCTTTGAATTAACACTACCAGGTTTCACAAAGACTACCGGGCAAACTATTGATACATTAAAAATTGGTGGACTAATATCAGCTAATACAACTGAAAATTTTGAAAGGGATTTGAGCGGTTTTCAATACAAACAACCAGCAAATCAACCTTTTGGAACAACAAGGCCGGGGTTCTGGCTTAAAGGTAAAATATTTTTGCAAGGCGGTACTTTTGGTGATAGTGTCAGAGTTTATTCTCATGTACAGGATATCAAATTCAATCGAATAAAAGGTAGATTTAAACCTTTTTCTCTGGGAGTTAAAGATCAAACTTTGAAAAATGCATTAAGCTCAGATATTTCGGAGTTTATTTCAAAAGTAACTTTTGATTCGATTCGAGTGAAGATGGTTGGAATGACAACTTTAAATTTCCCAGTCAGACTCACTGATTTTAGAGTGAAAGGAATTTTTTCTTCTGGCAAACCGCCAATCTCTCTCAAATTTGGAAATAGAGATTATCTTGATACGACAATTTTCAGTAATGGTCAGATTGTATTGAACTTTGATAATACCAATACTAATATAAACACATTTCTTTCAGCGGTCCCAGACTCAATTAATATTAGTAGTGTAATGATTCTGAATCCAAATTATGAAAGCGGGGAAGTCTATGCTAATGATTCAATCTCTTTTTCATTCCAGGTAGATGCGTGGTCAAGATTTGCAGTGAATCAAGCTGAGTGGACAGATACTTTTGATATCGATATAAGCAATGATGCGCGAGAAAAAATGAAAAAAGCGGAAGAAGGCAGAATTGTGATTTACTCTACCAATGAGGTTCCTTTTGAAACAAATCTTGTTGGTCTTGTTACGGACTCGCTTTTTAATCCGCTTTTTTATTTAACCAAAGATGAAGTTACGCATAATGATACGATGGTGACTTTAAATGGTGCAATTACAAATCCTCAAGGGGAAGTAATTTCACCAGCCTATCAAACAGTAGTTATAAATTTATCGAAAGATGAAATTGAAAAACTTAGTCGAGGATATAAATTATTGCAACGTTTTTCTCTGTCTACAACGGAGGGCAGAATTGCAGAAGTAAGTGCAAAATCCAAAATGTCTCTAAGAATTTCGGGAAGAATAAAAATTCAATTAACAAGCGATGATTTCTAAAATCAGATTTTTAATTGTAATCTTATTCACTTTTTTAATTTTTGGTTGTATTGAAAAAATTAAATCCCCAGTGATGCCTATTTGGGATATATCCTATCATATTCCAGTTGTAAACAGGACTGAGACGGTAATTGATCGGATTAAAGGTGAGAAAGGAATTTTTGTTGATTCAACACAAAATCTTGTATTGAAATTTGATTCTTCTGATGTAGAAACAAAATCATTAGATGAAATTTTTTCTGACAATATCAAGTACGATGATGAATTTTCTATCTATCCACAAAATGTTGACACTTTAATATTTGAATCATTTGTGTATGATGACTCAGTTTCGCTTGATGAATTTCATCTTTACAAAGGCACCTTAAAATATAAGGTCGAGAATAGACTAGATAAAAAAGTTAATCTCAATATTACAATACCTGGTTTTACAAAAACTGTTTCTGGCTCAATCGACACTTTAAAGTTTGAAATGGTCGTTAATCCGAAAAGTTCGAATGAGAAAACGATCGATTTGAAAAATTATCATTATAAATTTATTCAAAGTCCGTTGGGTGGATCAAACTATGGATTTTATATCAAAGGCTATGCAAAAATTGACGCTGGTTATTCGGGAGACTCAATAAAAACCAGAGTTCAAATTGATAATCTCGGCTTTAATTATCTCAAGGGAAAGGTTAAACCTTACAAAGATACAATTAAACCCAAAACAGAATATCTCGATATAGATCAGGATGTAAAAGATATTCTGCCTAAAATTCAAATCTATGGAGCAAAAATTATTTTAACTCCAAATACTACAACACGTAATCTTGAAGTTCGACTGAAAAATTTTCAAGTTATTGGGACATTCAAAACTTCATCACAGAAAAAATATCTAAAAATTAAAAATCAATCTGTCATCGATACAATAATTTCACTTGATCAGCCATCAATTGAATTTAATATTGATGACATTGCAATTAACGAATTTTTAAGTCCGCAGGTACCTGATTCAATCTCTTACAGCGGAGAAATTATTGTCAACCCAAATTATAAAACGATTGATATCAATTTACCAGATTCTATAAAATTTGATGTGAGAATGGTTGGTTATTCAATTTTTAGAATTGATAATGCAAGCAGAATTGATACAGTAGATATCGATCTAAAAGATGAGGATAAAGATCAATTAGATAAAATTAAAGGTGCAAGCCTTGTGCTTGATATCGATAATGGATTACCCATCGGTTTTAAGTTAACTGGATACTTACTTGACTCGCTTAATAATAAGTTGCTTTATTTTACAAGAGAAAAAGGGACAGGAGAAATTTCAGATACAGTTTTTTCAATTACTCCCGCTTTAATCGATAACGAAGGAAAGGTTATTCAATCAGTTTCTCAAAAGAAAGTTCTCTCATTAAATAAAGATGAAATTGAGAAGCTTAAGAAGATGAAGAAAGCAGTCATCAATGTGCTTGTCTCAACTACGAATGGTCAGAGGGTTATGCTTCGTGCAAGTGATAAAATTAGATTGAAATTAACTTCAAGTTTGAGTTACAGAGTTGGTGAATAATTTTTACTTTCTCACTCTTACAATATTTACAATTGCAAAAATTGAAAATACAATATTTGCGAACCACGCTGTAAGAATTGGATTCATCAATCCATTTTTCCCAAAAGATTGACTTATTTTCATAAATGCGAGATAAATAAAAGTAAAGAACAAGTTCATTCCAAATTGAAAAGCTACCGTTCCGCTTCTTTTATCAGCTGAAAAAGGTAATCCGAAAAGAATTACTATTAAATTAGCAAACGCAA
Protein-coding sequences here:
- a CDS encoding tetratricopeptide repeat protein, translated to MNRYFILVFATLFMWLTFSAYQCASTEITSARLYIQQKNYDKAEEVLKKEVTKNPQSEEGWYLTGFVKHEKRDYKGMLEAFNQALKIGKKYEREINQLLKASWAENFNDGVNYFNAANRSQSPDTVKILRQKAINAFETAIMMQPDSNDTYRNLVFVYLSAGDLEGSLEPTKRWVDKVKSLESYQFITELYYTKAEQQWNKYLTSKNPEDSVKAIELYQTTEKYATEGLDKYKNDGTLNSFLFNTYISLGKKDLALSKAKAAVEANPNDKFANYNAGTMLLEAKEYEEAVKYFKKALEIDPNYENAIYNIAACYINWGIQVREKEEETNSTERTYKKYFENAKTYLEKLVELAPNDYKTWERLGQVYAVLGMKEKAEAAFNKADELRK
- a CDS encoding DUF3467 domain-containing protein yields the protein MSEINQQPPQQLSIELGEKEAEGIYSNLAIITHSPSEFIIDFTRVMPGVPKAKVYARIITNPQHAKMFLMALKENIEKYEKKYGVIKIEPQQSGGTFGFTPPVKDDKVN
- a CDS encoding T9SS type A sorting domain-containing protein; translation: MKKLVLSFLILFALSYISKAQTQDTITVRLYVVQGLQNIIEVASGTVVEGQEYIIPAATLSPPFNSYQYYYDAIVGSKFYIEDGGIDHNILIRILLEFPPQIPWIIDGKRVWFFATFEVDGVVGQDFYFLNDKAAVLEIPRTPTFDQMIQQLGFTPGSHWLFTYYKQGVGFVNLDISTINQNDKVICKLRHFSEVAGSTQSELSVDEFVSNVVPSVFELKQNYPNPFNPTTTIEYSVPQKSYIKLNVYNLLGKKVATLVDGIREKGLYRYHFDASNLPGGVYFYRLETEQTVLTKKMVLIK